Part of the Burkholderia humptydooensis genome, CGAGCACCGCGTGCGCGTCCTCGACCGCGCGCTCGGCGCGCGCGTCTTCGCTCGGCGCGTCGCGATCGAGGCCGAAGAGCGGCAAGAGCGCCTGCGCGAGGCAGAAGCAGTTCCAATGCGCGATGCGCGGCTGCATCCGGTAGGCGTAGCGGCCGTGCGTGTCCGAGTGGTTGCAGACGTGCTTCGCGTCGAACGCGTCGATGAAGCCGAACGGGCCGTAGTCGATCGTCACGCCGAGGATCGACATGTTGTCGGTGTTCATCACGCCGTGGCAGAAGCCCACCGCCTGCCATTGCGCGACGAGCTCCGCGGTGCGCCGCGTCACTTCCGCGAGGAGCGCGAGATATGGATCGTCGGCGTCGCGGCAGGCCGGGTAGAAACGGTCGATCACGTGGTCGGCGAGCGCGCGCAACTGCTCGGGCCGATCGTTCGCGAAGAAGTGCTCGAAATGGCCGAAGCGCACGAAGCTTTCCGCGACGCGCGTGACGACCGCCGACGTTTCGATTTCCTCGCGGATCACCGGCTGGTCCGAGCCGATCACGGTGAGCGCGCGCGTCGTCGGGATGCCGAGGTGGTGCATCGCCTCCGAGCCCAGGAACTCGCGAATCGACGAGCGCAGCACCGCGCGGCCGTCGCCCATGCGCGAATACGGCGTGCGGCCCGCGCCCTTCAGTTGCAGCTCGTAGCGGCGGCCGTCGTGCGCGAGCTCGCCGATCGTGAGCGCGCGGCCGTCGCCGAGCTGGCCCGCCCACACGCCGAACTGGTGGCCCGAGTAGACCGACGCGTATGGCAGCGACGCTGGCGGCCAGTCGCGCGTCGGGTTGCCGCAGAACAGATCGGCGAAGCCGGGCGCGTCGCGCAGCGCGGGATCGAGGCCGAGCATGCGCGCTGCTTCGTCGGAGAAGCCGACGACGTACGGCGCGGGCAGCGGCGCGGCGGGCAGCCGGGTCAGGAAGGCGCCGCCGAGCTGCGCGAACGCGTCGCCGCGCGGCGCGGCGAGCGTCGCGGCGAGCGTCGCGGCGAGATCGGGGAGAGGGGCGGCCGGTGCGGCTTCGCTTGTGGAAAACGACATATTGCTGATCGGTAAGTTAGCCGATATTGTAAGTCCGCGCCGCACGGCGCGCTCGAAGCCGTCCGCGCGCCGCCGAGCCGCTTGCAGCAGACCGTATCGGACAAATCACTTCAGGGAGAAGGAAGACGATGGGTAAGCCGTTGCTGGGCCAGATGATGGATATGCCGCTTCTCGTGTCGTCGCTGATCGCGCATGCGGCGCGGCACGCGGGCGACGTCGAGATCGTGTCGCGTCGCGTCGAGGGCGACATCCACCGCTATACCTATCGCGATTGCGAAACGCGTTCCAAACGGCTCGCGCAGGCGCTGATCCGCCTGGGCGTGGGCGTTGGCGACCGGGTTGGAACGCTCGCGTGGAACGGCTACCGGCACGTCGAGGCGTATTACGGGATCAGCGGGATGGGCGCCGTCTGCCATACGATCAACCCGCGCCTCTTTCCCGAGCAGATCGCGTACATCGTCAACCACGCCGACGATCGATACGTCCTCTTCGACCTGAATTTCGCGCCGCTCGTCGACCAGATCGCGCCGCAATGCCCGAACGTGAAAGGCTGGATCGCGATGACGGACGACGCGCATCTGCCGAAGGGCGCGACGCCTTATCTCTGCTACGAGACGCTCGTCGGCGCGCAAGACGGCGATTACGCGTGGCCGCTCCTCGATGAGCGGCAGGCGTCGTCGCTCTGCTACACGTCCGGCACGACGGGCCACCCGAAGGGCGCGCTCTATTCGCATCGCTCGATGGTGCTGCACGCGTACGGCGCGGCGCTGCCCGACGCGATGGGGCTGTCGTCGCGCGACGCGGCGCTGCCCGTCGTGCCGATGTTCCACGTCAACGCGTGGGGGCTGCCGTACACGGCGGCGCTCACGGGCGCGAAGCTCGTGCTGCCCGGCAAGGACCTCGACGGCAAATCGCTGTACGAGCTGATCGAAAACGAGCGCGTGACGTTCTCGGCGGGCGTGCCGACCGTCTGGCTCGGCCTGCTCGCGTACATGCGCGAGGCCGGCGTGCGCTTCTCGACGCTCGGCCGGACGGTGATCGGCGGCTCCGCGTGCCCGCCGTCGATGCTCGAGACGTTCGAGGATGTCTACGACGTGCGCGTGATCCACGCATGGGGGATGACCGAGCTGTCGCCGCTCGGCACGCTGTCGAAGCTCAACTGGGCGCAGTCGCAGCGGCCCGTCGGCGAGCAGCGGCGGCTCCTCGAGAAACAGGGCCGGGTGATCTACGGGATCGACATGCGGATCGTCGGCGACGACGGCCGCGAACTGCCGTGGGACGGCGTCGCGTTCGGCGATTTGCAGGTGCGCGGCCCGTGGGTGATCGATCGCTATTTCGGGAGCGACGCGTCGCCGCTCGTCGACGGCTGGTTCCCGACGGGCGACGTCGCGACGATCGACGCCGACGGCTTCCTGCAGATCACTGACCGCAGCAAGGACGTGATCAAGTCGGGCGGC contains:
- a CDS encoding protein adenylyltransferase SelO, encoding MSFSTSEAAPAAPLPDLAATLAATLAAPRGDAFAQLGGAFLTRLPAAPLPAPYVVGFSDEAARMLGLDPALRDAPGFADLFCGNPTRDWPPASLPYASVYSGHQFGVWAGQLGDGRALTIGELAHDGRRYELQLKGAGRTPYSRMGDGRAVLRSSIREFLGSEAMHHLGIPTTRALTVIGSDQPVIREEIETSAVVTRVAESFVRFGHFEHFFANDRPEQLRALADHVIDRFYPACRDADDPYLALLAEVTRRTAELVAQWQAVGFCHGVMNTDNMSILGVTIDYGPFGFIDAFDAKHVCNHSDTHGRYAYRMQPRIAHWNCFCLAQALLPLFGLDRDAPSEDARAERAVEDAHAVLGRFPEQFGPALERAMRAKLGLALEREGDAALANQLLEIMDASHADFTLTFRHLARVSKHDARGDAPARDLFIDRDAFDRWANLYRARLSEEARDDAARAAAMNRSNPKYVLRNHLAETAIRRAKEKDFSEIERLAAVLRRPFDEQPEHDAYAALPPDWASTLEVSCSS
- a CDS encoding 3-(methylthio)propionyl-CoA ligase, encoding MGKPLLGQMMDMPLLVSSLIAHAARHAGDVEIVSRRVEGDIHRYTYRDCETRSKRLAQALIRLGVGVGDRVGTLAWNGYRHVEAYYGISGMGAVCHTINPRLFPEQIAYIVNHADDRYVLFDLNFAPLVDQIAPQCPNVKGWIAMTDDAHLPKGATPYLCYETLVGAQDGDYAWPLLDERQASSLCYTSGTTGHPKGALYSHRSMVLHAYGAALPDAMGLSSRDAALPVVPMFHVNAWGLPYTAALTGAKLVLPGKDLDGKSLYELIENERVTFSAGVPTVWLGLLAYMREAGVRFSTLGRTVIGGSACPPSMLETFEDVYDVRVIHAWGMTELSPLGTLSKLNWAQSQRPVGEQRRLLEKQGRVIYGIDMRIVGDDGRELPWDGVAFGDLQVRGPWVIDRYFGSDASPLVDGWFPTGDVATIDADGFLQITDRSKDVIKSGGEWISSIDIENVAVAHPAVAEAACIACRHPKWTERPLLVIVKRAGMDVTRDELLAFYDGKVAKWWIPDDVVFVDALPHTATGKLQKLKLREQFRDHVLPTAVDA